From the genome of Populus trichocarpa isolate Nisqually-1 chromosome 15, P.trichocarpa_v4.1, whole genome shotgun sequence, one region includes:
- the LOC7475650 gene encoding non-specific lipid-transfer protein 2 yields MKTSYMVAYTLLVLLLAQEHVKVSAVTCSPAQLSSCVSAITSSTPPSKLCCSKIKEQKPCLCQYLKNPNLQKFINTPNARKVASTCGTPFPKC; encoded by the coding sequence ATGAAGACATCCTACATGGTAGCTTACACTCTATTGGTGCTTCTTCTGGCTCAAGAACATGTCAAAGTGTCTGCTGTGACATGCAGCCCAGCACAGCTGAGCTCATGTGTGAGTGCAATCACATCTTCCACCCCACCATCTAAACTATGCTGCAGCAAGATCAAGGAACAGAAGCCCTGCCTTTGCCAGTACCTCAAGAACCCGAACCTTCAGAAGTTTATCAACACACCAAATGCCAGGAAAGTTGCTAGCACCTGTGGAACTCCCTTCCCCAAATGCTAG